In Pseudofrankia saprophytica, one genomic interval encodes:
- a CDS encoding Rv3654c family TadE-like protein produces MSPAARWPARHGDDRGSATVLLLGWLMVLAMSAGILLAISAVSLARRQAATGADLAALAAASDRTGDPATACGRARVFAARNGAELVACRTTGDAVEVVTRVHPPPALRLLGPLAATSRAGPWIGVTSRAETGAGG; encoded by the coding sequence ATGAGCCCGGCAGCCAGGTGGCCGGCACGACACGGCGACGATCGCGGGTCGGCGACGGTGCTGCTGCTGGGCTGGCTGATGGTTCTCGCGATGTCGGCCGGGATCCTGCTGGCAATCAGCGCGGTTTCGCTCGCCCGGCGCCAGGCGGCCACCGGCGCGGACCTCGCGGCGCTCGCCGCCGCGTCGGACCGCACCGGTGACCCGGCCACCGCCTGCGGCCGGGCACGGGTCTTCGCCGCGCGCAACGGCGCCGAGCTCGTCGCCTGTCGAACCACCGGCGACGCGGTCGAGGTCGTCACGCGGGTACACCCGCCGCCGGCCTTGCGGCTGCTCGGGCCGCTCGCCGCCACCTCGCGTGCCGGTCCCTGGATCGGAGTGACCAGCCGGGCAGAGACGGGAGCCGGCGGATGA
- a CDS encoding TadE family type IV pilus minor pilin codes for MTRIHLRQPKAAGPRLAPARRTRPRRPHDSGHATRPAKGHAPQSDSGQATAELALGLPTLSAVVLLALWLLAAAGAQARAQEAARIGARAAARGDDDGRAAAWARLAAPPGATVTISRQADEVTVTVQARLAATGSLLPPAHVTASAVAPVEPATAGGQVEPGGPGEAAPG; via the coding sequence ATGACGCGGATCCACCTCCGCCAGCCGAAGGCCGCCGGACCGAGGCTGGCACCCGCCAGGCGCACACGGCCGCGCCGTCCACACGACAGCGGGCACGCGACCCGGCCCGCCAAGGGGCACGCGCCTCAGTCCGACAGCGGCCAGGCGACCGCTGAGCTGGCACTTGGGCTGCCGACTCTCAGCGCCGTCGTCCTCCTCGCGCTCTGGCTGCTCGCGGCCGCCGGGGCGCAGGCCCGGGCCCAGGAGGCGGCCAGGATCGGGGCACGGGCCGCCGCGCGTGGGGACGACGACGGCCGGGCCGCGGCGTGGGCACGCCTGGCCGCCCCGCCGGGCGCCACGGTCACGATCTCCCGGCAGGCCGACGAGGTCACGGTGACGGTTCAGGCCCGGCTGGCCGCGACGGGTTCCCTGCTGCCACCGGCCCACGTCACGGCCAGCGCCGTGGCCCCCGTGGAACCCGCAACGGCCGGCGGGCAGGTCGAACCCGGCGGGCCAGGCGAGGCGGCTCCCGGATGA
- a CDS encoding DUF4244 domain-containing protein produces the protein MPPLSALFLLPALLCGCALLAHGLAHRLDDPRPRSGGLARRNAAGRDAGMSTAEYAVGTVAAVAFAGVLYAVVSSSATQEMIMSVVRRALTLPF, from the coding sequence ATGCCCCCGCTGTCAGCGCTGTTCCTACTGCCCGCGTTGCTCTGTGGCTGCGCGCTGCTGGCCCACGGGCTCGCCCACCGCCTGGACGACCCACGCCCCCGGTCCGGGGGCCTGGCGCGCCGGAACGCCGCGGGCCGCGACGCGGGCATGTCGACCGCCGAGTACGCCGTGGGCACCGTCGCCGCGGTCGCGTTCGCGGGCGTGCTCTACGCCGTCGTCAGCAGCTCGGCCACCCAGGAGATGATCATGTCGGTGGTCCGGCGCGCGCTCACGCTGCCCTTCTGA
- a CDS encoding type II secretion system F family protein: protein MTAATRTARAAAPPIRGAAVVAAVIGAGAVAGRAGALLAALVGVAAATGIRAGRRAAAQRRLTAARAVAEDLLAAFAAELDAGADPDTALRAAMAAAGRRAPDDLGRDLPEALAGASDAATLVDGRAVGADELASLSAGLEAGEDPTGLLAGCRTPVLRQLGAALWVCRTGGARLAPVAMTLATAARADARQAGELAAALAGPRSSGRLVAGLPVVGILFAALLGARPAHVLLATSAGSACLTAGVALDLLGLRWLRWIGDRVARGAEPAASWDARLDEPGLRARAGQSGQSGSRPGRTAVGAGLAAVAGAAAAALLAHGQRGPGMVAAVGAAALLVGAALPVDPDRARRARLLADLPFALDLVAACLAAGATVPAALEATAAGVSGPLGVELRAAARGLRLGATATRATARLVAAGTAPSGPLDALRRRAGAGQRASPARPLVAAALAFGRVESSGARLADALTRIAARTRAQSHDEAIGAARRAGVLTAAPLGLCFLPAFLLLGVVPTILGSLPGALPN from the coding sequence ATGACCGCCGCGACGCGGACGGCGCGGGCGGCCGCCCCACCGATCAGGGGGGCGGCCGTCGTCGCGGCGGTGATCGGAGCCGGCGCGGTCGCGGGGCGCGCCGGCGCGCTCCTCGCCGCGTTGGTCGGGGTGGCCGCCGCCACCGGCATCCGCGCCGGGCGGCGGGCGGCGGCCCAGCGGCGGCTGACGGCGGCGAGGGCGGTCGCGGAGGACCTGTTGGCCGCGTTCGCGGCCGAGCTCGACGCGGGCGCCGACCCGGACACCGCCCTCAGAGCGGCCATGGCCGCCGCGGGGCGGCGGGCACCCGACGATCTCGGCCGCGACCTGCCTGAAGCCCTGGCCGGGGCGAGCGACGCCGCCACCCTCGTGGACGGCCGCGCCGTGGGCGCTGACGAGCTGGCGTCGCTCTCAGCCGGGCTGGAGGCCGGTGAGGATCCGACCGGACTGCTCGCCGGCTGCCGGACACCCGTGCTACGCCAGCTCGGCGCGGCCCTGTGGGTCTGCCGGACCGGCGGGGCCCGGTTGGCGCCGGTCGCGATGACGCTGGCCACGGCGGCGCGGGCGGATGCCCGGCAGGCCGGCGAGCTCGCCGCCGCGCTGGCGGGGCCGCGCTCGTCCGGGCGGTTGGTGGCGGGCCTGCCGGTCGTCGGCATCCTGTTCGCCGCCCTGCTCGGCGCCCGGCCGGCCCACGTGCTGCTCGCCACGTCAGCGGGCTCGGCCTGCCTCACCGCCGGGGTCGCCCTCGATCTGCTTGGCCTGCGCTGGCTTCGCTGGATCGGCGACCGGGTGGCCCGCGGCGCCGAGCCGGCGGCATCCTGGGACGCGCGCCTGGACGAGCCCGGGCTCCGGGCGCGGGCCGGGCAGTCCGGCCAGTCCGGGTCTCGACCCGGGCGGACGGCGGTGGGTGCCGGGTTGGCGGCCGTGGCCGGGGCCGCCGCCGCGGCACTCCTCGCTCACGGCCAGCGCGGGCCCGGGATGGTGGCCGCGGTGGGCGCGGCGGCGTTGCTGGTCGGCGCGGCGCTGCCCGTCGACCCCGACCGGGCGCGGCGGGCCCGGCTGCTCGCGGACCTCCCGTTCGCGCTCGACCTCGTCGCCGCCTGCCTCGCCGCGGGCGCGACCGTGCCAGCGGCGCTGGAGGCCACGGCCGCCGGAGTCTCAGGCCCGCTCGGCGTAGAGCTCAGGGCAGCCGCCCGCGGGCTGCGCCTGGGAGCGACGGCGACACGGGCGACGGCCCGGCTGGTGGCGGCTGGCACGGCGCCGAGCGGCCCGCTCGACGCGCTGCGGCGGCGTGCCGGCGCGGGTCAGCGCGCGAGTCCCGCGCGCCCGCTGGTGGCGGCGGCCCTGGCGTTCGGGCGGGTCGAGAGCAGCGGGGCCCGGCTCGCTGACGCGCTCACGAGGATCGCCGCTCGCACCCGGGCCCAGTCCCACGACGAGGCGATCGGCGCCGCGCGGCGGGCAGGCGTCCTCACGGCAGCGCCGCTCGGGTTGTGCTTCCTGCCCGCGTTCCTGCTCCTGGGCGTGGTCCCGACCATCCTCGGCTCGCTGCCCGGCGCGCTCCCGAACTGA
- a CDS encoding TadA family conjugal transfer-associated ATPase: MTAPAHGVPAATIAGVRDRLVDGAHPPTQADVARALAEVAGPLPETHREVTRRVITAELFGAGPLDELLADPAVTDVLVNGPAEVWVDRGEGLERAAVWFADDDTVRRLATRLAASGGRRLDAAAPYADARLPDGTRLHAVLTPVAAGGTCLSLRRPRQVPIGLAEFVTGDVDGGGGGGAGRDGDALVDVLRALVDARLAIAVTGGTGSGKTTLLAALLGRVSAAERVVVVEDTAELTLERDNLVRLQGRPPNIEGAGAITQRDLVRQALRMRPDRLVVGEVRGPEVLDLLVAFNTGHEGGLTTIHGNAPGALPARMEALGALAGLTRPALHSLLAAAVQVTVHLRRDDAGRRVVAAVGVLRQDSDGLVRVRPALVATPPAPPEAPGGRMLPADGMPWLRDLLRDRGVGLPPPFGSRP, translated from the coding sequence GCTGCCCGAGACCCACCGGGAGGTGACCCGGCGGGTGATCACCGCCGAGCTGTTCGGCGCAGGCCCGCTGGACGAGCTGCTCGCCGACCCGGCGGTGACCGACGTACTGGTGAACGGGCCTGCTGAGGTGTGGGTCGATCGCGGCGAGGGGCTGGAACGTGCCGCCGTCTGGTTCGCCGACGACGACACGGTGCGCCGGCTCGCGACCCGGCTCGCGGCCAGCGGCGGGCGGCGGCTGGACGCGGCGGCGCCCTACGCGGACGCGCGGCTACCCGACGGCACCCGGCTGCACGCGGTGCTCACGCCGGTGGCGGCCGGTGGCACCTGCCTGTCGCTGCGCCGGCCGCGACAGGTGCCGATCGGCCTCGCCGAGTTCGTCACGGGTGACGTCGACGGTGGCGGTGGCGGTGGCGCGGGCCGCGACGGCGACGCGCTCGTCGACGTGCTGCGCGCGCTCGTCGACGCCCGGCTGGCGATCGCCGTCACCGGTGGAACGGGCAGCGGCAAGACGACCCTTCTCGCCGCGCTCCTCGGCCGCGTGAGCGCGGCCGAACGCGTCGTGGTCGTGGAGGACACCGCCGAGCTGACGCTGGAACGCGACAACCTCGTCCGGCTGCAGGGCCGGCCGCCCAACATCGAGGGCGCGGGCGCCATCACCCAGCGCGACCTCGTCCGGCAGGCGCTGCGGATGCGGCCCGACCGGCTGGTCGTCGGGGAGGTCAGGGGACCTGAGGTGCTGGACCTGCTGGTGGCCTTCAACACCGGGCACGAAGGCGGCCTGACGACCATTCACGGGAATGCGCCCGGCGCGCTGCCGGCCAGGATGGAGGCGCTGGGCGCGCTCGCGGGCCTGACCCGGCCCGCCCTGCACAGCCTGCTGGCGGCGGCCGTGCAGGTCACCGTCCACCTGCGCCGGGATGACGCCGGCCGGCGCGTCGTCGCCGCCGTGGGCGTACTGCGCCAGGACTCCGACGGGCTGGTGCGGGTCCGTCCGGCGCTGGTCGCGACGCCGCCCGCGCCGCCCGAGGCGCCGGGCGGCCGCATGCTCCCGGCGGACGGCATGCCCTGGCTGCGCGACCTGCTGCGTGATCGCGGTGTCGGTCTCCCGCCACCGTTCGGGTCCAGGCCATGA